A genomic region of Methanothermobacter thermautotrophicus str. Delta H contains the following coding sequences:
- the dcd gene encoding dCTP deaminase, which translates to MAILSDRDIKRYIEEGLITIDPLDDPERQIQPSSVDLRIGNEFKGFRVIRKPCIDPKDPSDIESYMETFHVEDGPFIIHPGEFALATTHEYIALPEDLVARVEGRSSIGRLGITMHVTAGYIDPGFHGRITLEISNIGKMPVALYPRQRVCQIVFETMTSPAERPYGHPSRDSKYIGQTRPQTSRIKDDYEIRNSRL; encoded by the coding sequence ATGGCGATACTCAGTGACCGTGACATAAAGAGGTACATCGAGGAGGGCCTCATCACCATAGACCCCCTTGATGACCCTGAAAGGCAGATACAGCCATCATCGGTTGATCTCAGGATAGGTAATGAATTTAAGGGGTTCCGGGTTATAAGGAAACCCTGCATAGACCCCAAGGACCCCTCAGATATAGAGTCCTATATGGAGACATTCCATGTTGAGGACGGGCCCTTCATAATACATCCCGGTGAATTCGCCCTTGCAACAACCCACGAATACATAGCCCTGCCTGAGGACCTTGTTGCCAGGGTTGAGGGTCGTTCATCCATCGGGAGGCTTGGTATAACCATGCATGTCACAGCAGGGTACATAGACCCCGGTTTCCATGGAAGGATAACCCTTGAAATATCCAATATAGGTAAGATGCCAGTTGCACTCTACCCCAGACAGAGGGTGTGCCAGATAGTATTCGAGACAATGACCTCTCCAGCAGAGCGACCCTACGGGCACCCCTCACGTGACAGCAAGTACATCGGCCAGACAAGGCCCCAGACAAGCAGAATAAAGGATGACTATGAGATAAGAAACTCCAGACTGTAG
- a CDS encoding helix-turn-helix transcriptional regulator has product MHGEILTDVYEYLYDDLQFILKSAARFRIIASLLESPKTFDEIRGDVRVSLPALYSNLRLLMDEGSVRLRGDRYSLTPEMKLMGLSALKLFDSVRVINGLEDIWLDHDISGIPQELLEDIDWLINSELIVASPADIYRPHNTYRELIGGSSEIYGVSPISHRDLIDIYEGFLEEGVPIELVLSDGVIREMVLNASFSLLRTSIKNRNLRVRRFEGDLRVAFTVTDKFLSLGLFDRNGFYDQNRDIMSTDARAIEWGLRLYEHYRERSEKLGLRNLTKIMLSTGN; this is encoded by the coding sequence ATGCATGGCGAGATACTCACTGATGTATATGAATATCTTTATGATGACCTTCAGTTCATCCTTAAATCAGCGGCAAGGTTCCGGATAATAGCTTCTCTTCTGGAATCACCGAAAACCTTTGATGAGATAAGGGGGGATGTTAGGGTCAGCCTGCCAGCACTCTACAGTAACCTAAGGCTGCTTATGGATGAGGGTTCAGTCAGGTTGAGGGGGGACCGTTACAGCCTCACCCCTGAGATGAAACTCATGGGACTCTCTGCACTGAAGCTGTTTGATTCTGTGAGGGTTATAAATGGCCTTGAGGATATATGGCTTGACCATGATATAAGCGGGATCCCTCAGGAACTCCTTGAGGATATTGACTGGCTCATCAATTCAGAACTCATAGTGGCATCACCTGCAGATATATACAGGCCCCATAACACATACAGGGAACTTATAGGGGGCTCCAGTGAGATATACGGTGTTTCACCCATATCCCACAGGGACCTCATCGATATATATGAGGGGTTCCTTGAGGAGGGTGTACCCATCGAACTCGTTCTGAGTGACGGTGTTATAAGGGAAATGGTTTTAAATGCAAGCTTCAGTCTTTTAAGGACATCCATTAAAAACAGAAACCTGAGGGTAAGACGTTTTGAAGGTGATCTGAGGGTTGCCTTCACAGTAACCGATAAGTTCCTGTCACTGGGCCTCTTTGATAGGAACGGGTTTTATGACCAGAACAGGGATATCATGAGCACCGATGCCAGGGCCATTGAGTGGGGCCTCCGGCTTTATGAGCACTACCGTGAAAGATCAGAAAAGCTTGGACTCAGGAACCTTACGAAGATAATGCTTTCAACAGGGAACTAG
- a CDS encoding DUF1512 domain-containing protein encodes MPFSILDILGMAAFILLIILLPAIVRMRIFSAIEGAIAELEDMEGDAMKILAELAEPEDPRTLEDYLEFFIIPPSDIDPAGLADRYRRLLEMGDLRLQKLVERFPPAADTERRASIIMCIRVAAGMRGILKFLRHNLELARKTGNLQILVALQMNLALIMRTARAYMDGCRAISRFLPIGDGAGPLTAGMLIENRDQREHLHEMVYVKKRFMGKEVGILRPRGPGSRLGMMIKAMEEILTRDEFDEIIMVDAAAKLEGEKTGAVACGMGVAIGGSGVEKWFIENLVLEHRTHSIIIKMSPEEAMSQMPEDVLGGCRVALEQIKGIVSESDADSILIVGAGNSSGIPDSVENPDEIKVKKEDNGRD; translated from the coding sequence GTGCCCTTCAGTATCCTTGATATCCTTGGGATGGCTGCATTCATCCTCCTCATCATACTCCTACCTGCAATTGTCAGGATGAGGATCTTCTCAGCCATTGAGGGGGCCATAGCCGAGCTCGAGGATATGGAGGGTGATGCCATGAAAATCCTGGCAGAACTTGCAGAGCCTGAGGACCCCAGGACCCTTGAGGATTACCTTGAATTCTTCATAATCCCGCCATCAGATATTGATCCAGCAGGGCTGGCAGATAGGTACCGCAGGCTCCTTGAGATGGGTGATCTGAGGCTCCAGAAACTTGTTGAAAGGTTTCCACCCGCTGCTGACACCGAAAGGAGGGCCTCCATCATCATGTGCATCAGGGTTGCTGCAGGAATGAGGGGGATACTCAAATTCCTCAGGCACAACCTTGAACTTGCAAGGAAAACCGGGAACCTCCAGATCCTTGTGGCACTCCAGATGAACCTTGCGCTGATCATGCGAACCGCCAGGGCCTACATGGACGGCTGCAGGGCCATATCACGCTTCCTTCCCATAGGTGATGGTGCAGGTCCCCTCACTGCAGGGATGCTGATAGAGAACAGGGACCAGAGGGAGCACCTGCATGAAATGGTCTATGTTAAAAAGAGGTTTATGGGGAAGGAAGTTGGTATTCTGAGGCCCAGAGGTCCCGGTTCAAGGCTCGGGATGATGATAAAGGCCATGGAGGAAATCCTTACCCGCGATGAGTTTGATGAGATAATAATGGTTGATGCTGCTGCAAAGCTTGAGGGCGAGAAGACCGGGGCGGTGGCCTGCGGTATGGGTGTGGCCATCGGCGGGTCCGGTGTTGAGAAGTGGTTCATAGAGAACCTGGTGCTGGAACATAGAACCCACTCCATCATAATAAAGATGTCCCCTGAGGAGGCAATGAGTCAGATGCCAGAGGATGTCCTGGGGGGCTGCAGGGTGGCCCTTGAACAGATAAAGGGGATCGTCTCTGAATCTGATGCAGACTCCATCCTCATAGTGGGTGCCGGTAACAGCAGCGGCATCCCTGACTCCGTGGAAAACCCCGATGAAATCAAGGTTAAGAAGGAGGATAATGGCAGAGATTAG
- a CDS encoding TrmJ/YjtD family RNA methyltransferase, producing MEALKMLAENISVVFVEPETPGNIGFLARAMKNFGLRTLILINPCELEDEAYYQAMHARDIVEGALIYRDLSEMIDSLEPDFLVGTTGVPGGSYNVDRIPLRPSQLADAIRPSSGTFILFGREGDGLSNEEIGLCDMVVSVPTSEEYPIMNITHAAAIIFYELFRDREFRCEGLEEASALEKSLLLEEMDDILSLIDIPEHKQRVASRVFRNITGRAFITAREAHTLKGVLRRIKNRMKG from the coding sequence ATGGAAGCCCTGAAAATGCTGGCAGAAAATATCAGCGTTGTCTTCGTCGAACCTGAAACCCCTGGAAATATCGGGTTCCTGGCAAGGGCAATGAAGAATTTTGGTCTGAGGACCCTGATCCTCATAAACCCCTGTGAACTCGAGGATGAGGCCTACTATCAGGCAATGCATGCAAGGGACATAGTGGAGGGTGCCCTGATTTACCGGGACCTTTCTGAGATGATAGATTCCCTGGAGCCTGACTTCCTTGTGGGGACCACCGGCGTACCTGGTGGCAGTTACAACGTGGACAGGATCCCCCTCAGACCATCACAGCTTGCAGATGCCATCAGGCCCTCCTCAGGGACCTTCATACTATTCGGGCGCGAGGGTGACGGTCTTTCCAATGAGGAGATAGGTCTCTGCGACATGGTTGTGAGTGTACCGACCTCAGAGGAGTATCCAATAATGAATATAACACATGCTGCAGCCATAATATTCTATGAGCTGTTCAGAGATAGGGAATTCAGATGTGAGGGCCTTGAAGAGGCCTCTGCCCTGGAGAAGAGTCTTCTCCTGGAGGAAATGGATGACATACTCTCCCTAATTGACATCCCGGAACATAAGCAGAGGGTGGCCTCGAGGGTGTTCAGGAACATCACCGGAAGGGCCTTCATAACCGCAAGGGAGGCCCACACGCTCAAGGGAGTCCTCAGGAGAATAAAGAACCGGATGAAAGGTTGA
- the glyS gene encoding glycine--tRNA ligase — MNHERTMTVARKRGFLWSSFEIYSGVAGFVDYGPLGATLKNKIMNRWREFYVVREGFYEIESPTIMPEEALKASGHVDHFNDPMTQCKECMDVYRADHIIEDATGRDVEGLENQELTEIISDEGIRCPRCGGHLTHVWSYNLMFQTLIGARGKKTGYLRPETAQGIFIPFKRLLRFFRNRLPFGVVQLGKSYRNEISPRQGVIRLREFTQAEAEIFVDPEHKTHPDFEEVKEDILRLYPAGRQMEESGTVDMTAAEALEAGVISSEVLTYHLCLAKRFLMDIGIPEDALRFRQHLPSEMAHYAIDCWDVEAFTDSYGWIEIIGIADRTDYDLRSHSQHSGEDLRVFIEYDEPRRIRKRAVKPDMGKLGPKFRKDAARIASALSEVDVEEIEKALDEEGRFILEGEFEILPDDVSFEDVEEVVTGRKVYPHVIEPSFGIDRIIYTLLLHSLVDDGERTYFRLPPHVAPVEVTVLPLVNREEMVMTALEIERNLRRSGFIAEFDSSGTIGRRYARADEIGVPFAVTVDHETLEDGTVTLRNRDDCSQVRVKIEELVPTLEKLRG; from the coding sequence GTGAACCATGAAAGAACCATGACAGTTGCAAGGAAAAGAGGTTTCCTCTGGTCTTCATTTGAAATTTACTCAGGTGTTGCAGGTTTTGTGGACTACGGTCCACTGGGGGCAACACTCAAGAACAAGATAATGAACCGCTGGCGTGAATTCTATGTTGTGAGGGAGGGTTTTTATGAGATAGAATCCCCCACAATAATGCCTGAGGAGGCCCTCAAGGCATCTGGACACGTTGACCACTTCAATGACCCCATGACCCAGTGCAAGGAATGTATGGATGTCTACCGTGCCGATCACATCATTGAGGACGCCACCGGACGCGACGTTGAGGGTCTTGAGAACCAGGAACTCACAGAGATTATATCAGATGAGGGGATAAGGTGTCCCAGGTGTGGAGGCCACTTAACCCATGTATGGAGCTACAACCTCATGTTTCAGACCCTGATAGGGGCGAGGGGTAAGAAGACAGGTTATTTGAGGCCTGAAACAGCCCAGGGCATATTCATACCCTTCAAGAGGCTCCTGAGATTCTTCAGGAACCGCCTGCCCTTTGGCGTTGTCCAGCTTGGTAAATCCTACCGTAACGAGATATCCCCCAGACAGGGAGTTATAAGGCTCCGTGAATTCACACAGGCAGAGGCAGAGATATTCGTGGACCCTGAACACAAGACACACCCCGACTTTGAGGAGGTTAAGGAGGACATCCTCAGACTGTACCCTGCCGGGAGACAGATGGAGGAATCCGGAACTGTGGATATGACGGCCGCTGAGGCCCTTGAAGCAGGTGTGATTTCAAGTGAAGTCCTTACATACCACCTGTGCCTCGCAAAAAGGTTCCTGATGGATATAGGTATCCCCGAGGATGCCCTGAGGTTCAGGCAGCACCTTCCATCTGAAATGGCGCACTATGCAATTGACTGCTGGGACGTTGAGGCATTTACAGATTCCTACGGCTGGATAGAGATCATAGGGATAGCTGACAGGACCGACTATGATCTCAGGTCCCATAGCCAGCACAGCGGGGAGGACCTCAGGGTTTTCATAGAATATGATGAGCCAAGGAGGATTAGGAAACGTGCCGTGAAGCCAGACATGGGCAAACTTGGCCCAAAATTCCGTAAGGATGCCGCCAGGATAGCCAGTGCCCTCAGTGAGGTTGATGTGGAGGAAATAGAGAAGGCCCTCGATGAAGAGGGAAGGTTCATCCTTGAGGGTGAATTCGAGATACTCCCTGATGATGTAAGTTTTGAGGATGTTGAGGAGGTTGTGACTGGCAGGAAGGTGTATCCCCACGTCATAGAGCCCTCCTTTGGTATTGACCGTATAATCTACACGCTACTCCTGCACTCCCTTGTGGATGATGGGGAGAGGACCTACTTCCGTCTCCCACCCCATGTTGCACCTGTTGAGGTGACTGTCCTTCCGCTGGTGAATCGGGAGGAGATGGTGATGACCGCCCTTGAGATAGAGAGAAACCTCAGAAGGTCAGGTTTTATTGCAGAATTTGATTCATCAGGAACAATAGGAAGAAGATATGCCCGTGCAGATGAGATAGGTGTCCCATTTGCAGTTACGGTGGATCATGAGACCCTTGAGGATGGTACAGTGACCCTTCGAAACCGTGATGACTGCAGTCAGGTACGGGTTAAGATCGAGGAACTGGTCCCCACACTTGAAAAACTCAGAGGATAA
- a CDS encoding helix-turn-helix transcriptional regulator: MDGERSISDIRKSMMAPDSTITHSLMELESKRLVERSQDSCRLTSKGKLMGAVLSRFIASLDAVRLHRDFWNEHSIEVIPLEFLMKINVFRDAYTLEASPGKLEEPYATYLEMLDSSTHLRAMLSVCLPRHTDAIGRFIEIGGAAEVILTPDSYPVFIRESAGMNLKEAMDSGLLMIGILEEKQEISYIVSDTFFAMSLRREGLTPQVQGS, from the coding sequence ATGGACGGTGAAAGGTCCATTTCTGATATCAGGAAGAGTATGATGGCTCCAGATTCAACCATAACCCATTCCTTAATGGAATTAGAATCAAAAAGGCTGGTTGAGAGGAGTCAGGATTCCTGCAGATTGACTTCAAAAGGGAAACTTATGGGCGCGGTCCTTTCGAGGTTCATAGCTTCACTGGATGCAGTCAGACTTCACAGGGACTTCTGGAATGAACATTCAATAGAGGTCATACCCCTGGAATTTCTGATGAAGATAAATGTATTCAGGGACGCATACACCCTTGAAGCCAGCCCGGGTAAACTTGAGGAGCCGTATGCAACCTACCTGGAGATGCTGGATAGCTCCACCCACCTCAGGGCAATGCTCTCGGTGTGCCTGCCCCGGCACACAGATGCCATAGGCCGTTTCATTGAGATCGGAGGAGCAGCTGAAGTCATACTCACACCTGACAGCTATCCTGTGTTTATAAGGGAATCGGCCGGTATGAACCTGAAGGAAGCAATGGATTCTGGTCTTCTCATGATTGGAATCCTTGAGGAGAAACAGGAAATATCATATATTGTCTCTGACACCTTTTTTGCGATGAGCCTCAGGAGGGAGGGTCTGACCCCTCAAGTACAAGGGTCATAA